A stretch of Gallus gallus isolate bGalGal1 chromosome 2, bGalGal1.mat.broiler.GRCg7b, whole genome shotgun sequence DNA encodes these proteins:
- the MC4R gene encoding melanocortin receptor 4 — translation MNFTQHRGTLQPLHFWNHSNGLHRGASEPSAKGHSSGGCYEQLFVSPEVFVTLGIISLLENVLVIVAIAKNKNLHSPMYFFICSLAVADMLVSVSNGSETIVITLLNNTDTDAQSFTINIDNVIDSVICSSLLASICSLLSIAVDRYFTIFYALQYHNIMTVKRVGVIITCIWAACTVSGILFIIYSDSSVVIICLISMFFTMLILMASLYVHMFMMARMHIKKIAVLPGTGPIRQGANMKGAITLTILIGVFVVCWAPFFLHLIFYISCPYNPYCVCFMSHFNFYLILIMCNSIIDPLIYAFRSQELRKTFKEIICCCNLRGLCDLPGKY, via the coding sequence ATGAATTTCACCCAGCATCGTGGGACACTCCAGCCTCTCCATTTCTGGAACCACAGCAACGGACTGCACAGGGGTGCCAGCGAGCCCAGTGCGAAGGGCCACTCCTCGGGAGGCTGCTATGAACAACTCTTTGTATCCCCTGAAGTGTTTGTGACTCTGGGCATCATCAGCTTGCTGGAAAACGTCTTGGTCATTGTGGCAATAGCCAAGAACAAGAACCTCCATTCGCCCATGTACTTCTTCATCTGTAGCTTGGCAGTGGCTGACATGCTAGTGAGTGTATCTAATGGATCAGAAACTATTGTCATCACGCTTCTAAACAATACAGATACAGATGCACAGAGCTTTACCATAAACATTGACAATGTCATTGACTCAGTGATTTGCAGTTCCCTGCTTGCATCAATTTGCAGTCTCCTCTCAATAGCAGTGGACAGGTATTTTACTATCTTTTATGCCCTCCAGTACCATAATATCATGACGGTCAAGCGTGTAGGGGTCATCATCACATGCATCTGGGCTGCTTGCACTGTCTCAGGCATTTTGTTCATCATTTACTCTGACAGCAGCGTTGTCATCATCTGCCTTATCAGCATGTTCTTCACCATGCTCATTCTCATGGCATCCCTTTATGTTCACATGTTCATGATGGCTCGAATGCATATCAAGAAGATAGCAGTTCTTCCAGGGACTGGCCCCATTCGCCAAGGGGCCAACATGAAAGGGGCCATCACTCTCACTATACTGATTGGAGTTTTTGTTGTGTGCTGGGCCCCATTTTTTCTGCACCTCATTTTCTACATCTCCTGCCCCTACAATCCTTACTGTGTGTGCTTCATGTCTCACTTTAACTTCTACCTCATCCTCATCATGTGTAATTCCATCATTGATCCACTTATCTATGCATTTCGGAGTCAGGAGCTCAGGAAAACATTCAAAGAAATTATATGCTGCTGTAACTTGAGAGGGCTTTGTGATTTACCTGGCAAATATTAG